The genomic DNA TAAGAGATCCTTCTCACTGGGTACTATGACTGCCCCGGGCTCTAACACCACCCACCTGATTCTTGCTGAGGGCCAGGCTACACGTGAGCAGAAGGCAGAAGGTTGGTATTGTTTCATGAATTGTTATTTcagctatatatatgtataaatatttgcaGGTGGTGATAAAATGAATTTCTTACTGTGGGCCTCTGCCAAAATAGAGCCCCTGCTCTGGATAATGGTGCCGTTAATGTATACTACCAAAGAGTGAGATCCTCTAAGGTGACAGTGTACAgatccctgggcctggcccaggggcTGGGTGGGAGGTATTGGCGGTGGGGGGTTCCTGGGCTCAGTCTGGAAGCCCAGCTCCATCGATGTGGGTAGCTAGTGAGGTGCTGTGTGGTAGCTAGGGAGGTGCAGAGATGGGGCCCTCAGAGGGGAGCCCGGGGGCTGGGAAGCTGGgggcccagggacaggcaggagccCTCGAGAGAGACCCCACAGCAGAGCCAGACAGGAGCTTCCTGCACCAGCCTGTACCCACTCACAGTAccctctgcctgtctctgtctaATCTCCGTTGGTGTTTCAGAAAGTCTGGAAATGCCCCCATCTCAGTCATGCTAAGGGCTTGTGCACTTAGCCCAATGCCAAATGGACAGGGTGGCTGCCTGGAACTCTGTGCTGGTGGCAGTGGAGCAGGACTGTGGGGATGCACTGCTCCACCCAGCTGTGTCCTAACCCCTCCCGCCCTGAACCCTGGAGGTTGTCTCAAGAGTCAGGCAAACCCCTTCACACACTgtgcacacccatgcacacacagtATACCCTCCACATGCAAACACAGAATGCACACACACCCTTTATATCATACACACAGCATATAAAAACGATAGGAAAGGGGTGGTGGCTGTGACTGAGTGGAGCGGGGAAGAGCCCACGTATCAAAGCCAAGTCCCATACAATCTTAGGTTCTGGAAATTGTGGGTGTGACACACCCAAAGGCTGAGAATAGACTCTGAACCTCTGAGGGGATGGAAAAGCCAGGATGCCTTAGTCCCTGACTGCAAAGATTGAAGGTGATAAAAAGACATGTCTGGCCACAAGGAAAGACCACGTGCCTGGCCAAGGAGGAGTACAAGCCTGAGAGCTGGACAGCTCTGGGTTCCAATGCCAGATCTGCTCGTTTCTAGGTGAACCAACTGCTTGGCTTTTCTGAGCCTGGCTTTCCTTATATGCAAATAGCCCGGATGCCAAGGTGTAGGGAAGCACACTAAGCTCTCTGCTGCTAATGCCCTCAAAACTTGCTCTGCCTGCCTCTTAGGCCTTGCTACACAGATCAAATGAACCCTGGTATTTGAAAGCACGCTGTAAACCAGAAAGCACTGTGCACAGGTCAGTGACTATTATACAGGTGTACACGTCTATGGCAACGAGCAAGGTTTCAACAAAGGAGCCTCTTTAGGAACAGTTGAGGGGGTCAGACTTTCCTGCTGTACACCCCCTGCTTCCTGgacccctccctcccacctcggTCGGCATCAGATGCACACACAGCAAGGACGGTTGGCAGAGCTAgctgaggttttattttaaaccaaaaaaagaagcaattgaATTGTTTTATAGCTGGAGGCATGGGCAAGGGGGGTCCCCACGTAGTAAACTCCCCTGTGGGTGGGCTGAGGGCCCTCAGGTGGGTCTCCTGCTCCCAGTGGTACCCTACATAGCGGTCTCCCTCCCAAGCTCTGGGGCAGCACAAGAGGGGTAGGCTGGGAGGGGGTGCCGCAGCTGTTCACTTGGGCAGGACGTCAGAGGACTCGGACACCAGCTTCCCATCGCGTGTCTCGATCTTCTTCACAACCACAGCCCTGGAGGAGCTGGTGCGGCTGAAGGAGCTGGAGCCCGCGCCAGAGCCAAAGCTGGAGCCCAGGCCGTAGCTGAGGCCAGGGCTTGTGAGGCCCCCATAGGCCGAGCTCAGACCACCTGGTGAGGGACAGAGGTAGCCACATGAGTACAGAAGCCCACCCTGCAGCAGGTTCCATGCCCCTTCCCCCTGCTCACTCCCAACACAGCCCCAGGGATGGGAGGCTAGCCCAGCTCTGCCTGACCACTGATCGCATGGTCCACTACTCCAGCACTGTCAGGGAAAACCAGGAGCAGGGTGGGAAACAGCTGCCATATatatagctgtgtgaccttggacatttAACTGGACCTCAGCTTCCTCAACTGAGGACATTTACAGgtgttatataaaaaataaatgacagccAGGCCCAGTgtcccatgtctgtaatcccagcaccgatcacaaggtcaggagttcgacaccagtctgccctacatagtgaaaccttgtctctactaaaaatacaaaaattagccaggcacggtggcatgcgcctgtagtcccagatacttgggaggcctgaggcaggagaatttcttggacccaggaggtggaggttacagtgagctgagatcacgccactgcactccagcttgggtgacagagcaagactttgtttcaaaaaaaattaaactaaattaaattaataaatcacATAAAGCATGTAGtatacttagcacagtgcctggcacagagctatGGTTTATTTGGATGCTTTCTAATAGTAACTCTATTACTGGGGTCCTGAGTGTGTGACCCTCACCCTAGGATTCTCCCAAGAACGTGAATGCTCAGGCTGAGGTCATTGTGAGCGACTGAGCACAGCCCCCACCCTGGAGCTGAGGCCTCCCTgggccctgcctcctgccctcatCCCAGGGCCCTGGACACCCACCTGCATAGCCGCTGGTGGTCTTCGTATGAATACTCATGTTCTGCATCCCGGACTCCAGCCTGTACCCAGACACAAGGGGTATCAGGACCAACTCCTAGCCCTTCTTGGCCCAGAACAACAGGATCCCAAGTCCCAAGGGGCTTCAGGGGGcttccaccctccccaccccaggtcACAGGGATAGGGAAGTGGGTCTGGTGAGAGGTCCCCACACCCACCGGCTCTCCTCGCCCTCCAGCAGCTTCCTGTAGGTGGCGATCTCAATGTCCAGGGCCAGCTTGACGTTCATCAGCTCCTGGTACTCACGCAGCTGCCGCGCCATGTCTTGCTTGGCCCGCTGCAGGGCGGCCTCCAGCTCGGACAACTTGGCATTGGCATCCTTAATGGCCAGCTCGCCACGCTGCTCGGCATCTGCAATGGCGGCCTCCAGGGAAGCCCTCTGTGGGGTAGGGGACAGGTAAGCAGGTCGGGTTGGGTATGcctcccctgctcccaccctccCTTACGgtcctccccaccaccacctaGGCTGACTCCCCCCAGCTCAAATTAAATGAGACTAAGGAAGCAGATCAGGGAGACATGAGCAGCTTCCAGGTGCTTCCCCTCCACACCCTGCTCAGACCTGTGACACTGTAAGGTCCTCCCATCCTAACTGGACTAGATCCCTGGGTTCTAGACTTTCCTTAAAGCAGCAGAGCTCAACCTTACCCTGATACATATGACTGATTAAAAAAAGCAGACTTGGGAGCATGCATCCCGAGCCCCAACATACCTGCCCCAGGCTCCTTTCACCTCTGTCCTGGCCCAAGGGACCTTCCCTGCATCCCTTAGTTTCCCAGAAGCAGACTGAGAAGCTGAACTGTGGCTGCCCCTCCAACTCCCGAATCCTGGTCTAGGATTCCTTCCCCAACTCCCAGAACCCTCACTCTTCCTACATTATCTCCTCTCACCAGGATGTGTCTAAGGATCCCCTCCCACCCCCGGCCCAGCCCATACCTGGCCTTTGAGGCCCTCAATCTCAGCCTGAAGCCGGCTGATGTTCCGGTTCATCTCGGAGATTTCAGTCTTGGTGCGCCGCAGGTCATCCCCGTGCTTCCCAGCCAGGCTCTGCAGCTCCTCATACTTGATCTGGTACATGCTCTCAGCCTCAGCCCGGCTGCGGTTGGCGATCTCCTCGTACTGTGCCTTGACCTCAGCGATGATGCTGTCCATGTCCAGGGAGCGGCTGTTGTCCATGGACAGCACCACAGATGTGTCCGAGATCTGGGACTGCAGCTCCCGGATCTCCTGTGTGGGAAGAGGGCAAgtggtgaggccctgtctctgcaCACAGGGAGCCCTTTTCCACAACAGCCTTCCTTAGGGGATAAGACAGGGGCAGCAGAGGAGAGGAGCAGGTGGGAGTCAGGGTTAGGGAGAGGGCAAAGTTCCTGAAAAAGGAACTAGGTGCACCAATAGTAGGTGCACTGAGGGATCCAATGCAACTCAAAGATTAGGAACAAGGGCTTTGGGGACAGAGTTGCTGCTGAATCGCCACACCCTATGATGACCTTGGATATGttatttcacttctctgaacccactttctcgtctgtaaaatggggttgatGACTCAACCCTCATGCGAGGGACAGAACATATAGACCAATACTAGCTGAGCAAATATTGGTGGCTGTAATTAGTCAGCAGTGGACCTTTGTCTTATTAGTGCACTGGGGGCTGGGAGGAACCTCTCTGGCTGAGTCTCAGGGTGGAGGCGCTGACAAGGCTGGGGGACCCTCAGTCTCCTGCGACCAAGAACATACCTCTTCATACAGCTGCCTGAGGAAGTTGATCTCATCAGTCAGCCCTTCCAGGCGAGACTCCAGCTCTACCTTGTTCATGtaagcttcatccacatcctGGGGCATGAGACGAGGGGAGCCTGAGCTGGGTTTCCACACCCAACCCCAACAAAGGGGCTCCCAAGATCCACCCAATGGCCTGGTCACAGGACTTTCTAATTGCCCACTTTGTGGTTTGATCcagcccagcctctgcccatcACACATGCATTCTCAGCCCACACACCACCTCTGCTTCCTGCAACACACCCTCTTCCACCTCCTTCTCTAGGAAGCCTTCTAGGGTCAGATCTCCAGTTCTACTGCTCTGTTTTCTGAACCGTGTTCCAACATCACTGTCAAGAGTTCTGTCCAAATGCACCTACCACTCTATACTTGTCTACCTTTCTGTGCAcccaaatgttgaaataaatGAGTTTGTCCCACTACTTAGGAATATTTAGGCGCAGAACCCAGAAAGCCTCTTAGTCTGAGTCTCTGAGCCCCAGCCTCCAGTGTCCAGATGGGAGAAGGGAGACTCCCTCACCTTCTTGATGAGgacaaattcattctccatctctGTACGTTTATTGATCTCATCCTCATACCTGTGAGGAAAAGACTTAGAATTAGAGGATGAAGGCAAAAGGGAGGTTGCCCTTGGTCTTTTGGGAGACAGGGATGTTGTGAAAATCAGGAAAATTCAGTTTGCAGAGATGCAGGATATGAGAGGGCTGGTCCTTCTGTCTTCCCCAGCTACCCTCTCACACCCTCACCCCTTCCTCAGCCTGTGGGAAGCAGGAAATCTCTCTCCAAATCCATGAATACACATCGCATTGGACACCTTAAGAATGTTAACAGCAGGACCTGACATGAGACCTCAAACAGAACTtgctggagtttgctagaggtcaAGGGTCAAGACTAAAGAGGGGCCAGAATGTACAAAAGTGAGGCCCGTAGGCTATCTCTCCCATCTCAGGTTTACCACATAAACGTTGACACATAATTTGTTCTCCAAATCCAGACAGTTGAGATTGAAAGGGGGTGGGTACTATCAACAATTACGCTAGGACCCCGGACATAAACACAGACTGTTCCGAGCAAACCTCATCATGTGGTCACCCTAATTAGATAGGACTGCGATGCCCACAACAGAGGGCCATGGGGACTTAGTCCCAAGGTCCCAAGGGGTGGAGGAGAGACGGTGACTTCAGTTGGGTGGAGAGTGGGAGTTGCTCACTTGTTCTTGAAGTCCTCCACCAGCCCCTGCATGttgccaagctctgcctccagcttcAGCTTCTCCTGGCCCAGAGTCTCCAGCTGCCGCCTAAGGTTGTTGATGTAACTCTCGAACATGTTGTCCATGTTGCTCCGAGCCGTCTTCTGCTGCTGCAGGAGGCTCCACTTGGTCTCCAGCATCTTGTTCTGCTGCTCCAGGAACCGTACCTGTATGAAGTAGGAGAGAGCAAAAAGGTGCACATCAGGCCAGGGCTCAAAGTCTGGAGGGAAGCAAGCAGTCTTTTCTCTTAATCCACTCTCCAAGCAGTAACGTCTCCAGGCCCCAGGAACCTGGTTAGCTGTTCTGGAAGGATCACCTATGTCCAGGGGTAGAAAGCAaggcatgatggtgagtgaggTGGGGAGCAATGTCCCTTAGCATTGGGTGGGGGAAAGAGTTAGAAGGAGACGGTGAGGGAGTTATGCTAAAACTGCATTTGCAAACTAATAGGTCTAATTTCATTTACATAGATTGTATATTACAGATCAATAAAAATGgccaagttttctttcttttttttttttttttttttttttttttttgatggagtctccctctgtcgcccaggctggagtgctgtggtgcaatctcggctcaatgcaagctccacctcccgggttcacgccattctcctgcctcagcctcccgggtagctgggactacaggcgccggtgaccacaccctgttaatttttttttttttatttttaatagagacagggtttcaccatgttaggcaggatggtctcgaactcctgaccttgtgatccgcccacattggcctcccaaagtgctgggattacagatgtgagccaccgcgcccggtcaaaaATAGCAAACCTTTCTAAAGATGTTAAGATTGAAAAATGGGCctggcgtggcggctcacgcttGTGCTGAtttcttgaggtcaagagttcaagaccagactggccaacatagtgaaaccctgtctctactaataatacaaaaattaactgggtgtggtggcgcacacctgtagtcccagctactcgggaggctgaggcaggagaatcacttgaactcgggaagcggagtttgcagtgagctgagatcatgccactgcactccagcctgggtgacagagtgagactctgtctcaaaaaaacacacacacacacactttgtaaCTCTTTCTAAACTGGAGGGTCTTCTTGGAAGACAGAAATCTTTTAAGAGTACAGCCTAGTTCCCTCCACCACTCTCTGCAAATCGCTTTCTTCCCCAGGTCATTCTGtcccaaaattatttaaaaaaaaaaaaaaaatagtgattatAACATCTTATCCTAATGGAATGTGGGCCAAGCACTGCTGAACTCTTTACATACGTAAGTTTGAATAGGCAAAAACTCTTGGATTTAGGGGCTCTCgtgttcattttatagatgaggaaataagaCTTGGCAAGGGAGTCCATCACCAGGAACCGGCAGAGCATTGCGAACCAAGAATTCAGATTCCAAAGCCTATGCTTAGCTGCTCTCTATAAGGACCCCAGGGCTAGCAAAACGCAGTCAACAAGTCAAGTCCAGGCACTTGGAGCGCCAAGGACCCCCGACCACAGGGTTCCTGGGGCTCCGGTTCCTCCCGGCTCACTCTGCCCCAGGATTTCCCTCCTCCCGTTCCCACAATGCCTCCCAGGAGCCAGTCAGCGTGAAGGACCCAATCCTCGGGGCCGCCGGGGGCCGGGGGCCCCTAAGGCAGCGGAGTCCCAGGGCTGCAAAACCCGGCCTGGCTCCTGCTGTGTGAACGTGGAGCCAGGCCGCTGGGGCGGAGCAGGGACTGGACGCGAGAAAGGGACACGGGCTGAATGGGCGAGGGGTGTTGGTGGGCGACTGCGTTATCTGAAGCCATAAACTTAACAGGACGTGAACCCCGGGCGGGGCGTCCCACACCCACAGACTTTGAATCCTGGATGGGCTTTCCGAGGCCAGGCCCTGGCgcctcctccaccccaccccagcccagcccagcccagcccaccccagcccagcccagcccagcccaccccCGACGCCGAGCTCCGCCAGGTGGAGTAGCGCATCCCGAGACGGCTGCCAGCAGCCCCTCACCCCGCCCGCGGCCCCGCCCACGCTGCCGGCGCGGAGGTCAGGGTATGACTCATTCTGTGACCCCCGCACTCAAGCCTCCAGGCGCCAAAGGCCTCAATCAATATTTGCCGGTTTGAACCGAGACATCCACTTCCTTCTCCTAGAATGCTAGAATCCCACCAAAcgccaaggaaaaaaaaaaaaaagaaatcacaaggcACCACTGGGCAGCCCTTGGGGTAGTGCCGGGTAAAAGGCGAACCCGGAGGAAGGTAGTCCCAGAACAGCTGGGACTGCCGCAGGGTGATAGCTTAAAAGACGGTCAGAACTCGGGTTGGAGTGAGAACAATAACTgctattattttctataatttaggGACAGAATGACCTGGGGAAGAACGGGATTTGTAGAGAGGGGTGGTGGGAACTAGGCTGTACCCTTAAGTTGTCTCTCTCTTCCAAGACCCTCCAGtttaaaagggaaggaggaagaccCAGGATTCATCCCGGCTGTCCagaccctctccccaccctcacccagcCCAAACCAACGTGCACGGGAGGGGTGAGTCGGAGGCTGGAAGGGAGAGTGTCGCCAGGGCAAGTGAGGCCCAGCAGGACGCCAGTTGGGGGCTGGAGATGTGCACAGGGACCGGGATTACCAGGAGAAAGGGGGCGCGGGCACAATCCGCCACGCAGGGGGGACCCTCACCTTGTCTATGAAGGAGGCAAACTTGTTGTTGAGGGTCTTGAtctgctccttctcctgggtGCGCACGGCCTGGATGTTGGGGTCCACCTCCAGGTTAAGGGGACTCAGCAGGCTCTGGTTGACCGTGACTGCGGTGATGCCTCCCATGCCGCTGGGCCCACCATAGCCGCCGCCCAGACCACCCCGAAAGCTGCTGCTTCCCACTCGGGAGAAGCTCGAGGAGCTGATGCGAGCACCGGGCCCACTCGTGTAGGAGCGGCTGCTGAAGGCCCGGGGGCCAGAGGTGGACACCTTGTAGGACTTCTGGGTCACCCTGATGGACATGGTGGAGGCAGGAGTGGAGGCAGGCGGGCCGAACCAAGAGGAGATCCTAGAAGGAGCGGAGATGAGGAAAGCTCTCAGGAATGGCCTTTTATAAAAGAAAGCCCAGCCCCGGGAGATGGGGGGGAAAGGCCTCGTACCTGAGTGGCTAGGCCCAGAGGGGGCTGGGCCTAACCCGTCACCTGCCACCTCCCGGCAGGACTCAGGTGGGGGCAGCAGAGAGCTGCTGCCACCCAAGGGCCCGCTCCAACCCTGGAGCCCACTCCAGCACCACCCCCAGAAACCCAGGAAAAGGCAATTCAGTGAATATGAAACTGGAAGAAATCCTGTCCTGGCACAAGCGCCTGTAACAGGGAGACTTGCCTGGGCGGCCCAGCCACTACAACCCTGACTCCTGGGtcttgtctccctccctcctggggGAAATAAACTGGAGGACTGCGAAGTATGGCAAAAAGGGGTCTCCTAGCAtttgggtctcctctgagctgcgGATACCCCAGAGAAACTCTCCTGTGTTCTCCCTGATTGAAGCGATTACCAGGGCCTGCCTGGGCTGGATGACAGAACAGCTGGAGTCCAAAGCCTTGAATCTGAAATCAACCATTTGCCTCATCTCTCCAGGTTACTGTTCTACCCCTAGCACCTGTTGCAATGCCAAGAGGGTCTGGGtagatatttgtggaatgaatgaatgaataaataaacatcacacacacacacacacacacacacacacacacacacgcatgcacacagaGTGGCTGTCATCCCTCTGCATCTGAAGGTGCAAGATAAAAAGAGAtccaaggccaggcgcggtggctcatgcctacaatcccagcactttgggaggctgaggcgggcggatcacgaggtcaggagttcaagaccagcctgaccaacatggtgaaaccccatctctactaaaaatacaaaaattggccaggtgtggtgtaatcccagctactcaggaggctgagggaggaga from Papio anubis isolate 15944 chromosome 9, Panubis1.0, whole genome shotgun sequence includes the following:
- the KRT8 gene encoding keratin, type II cytoskeletal 8, translating into MSIRVTQKSYKVSTSGPRAFSSRSYTSGPGARISSSSFSRVGSSSFRGGLGGGYGGPSGMGGITAVTVNQSLLSPLNLEVDPNIQAVRTQEKEQIKTLNNKFASFIDKVRFLEQQNKMLETKWSLLQQQKTARSNMDNMFESYINNLRRQLETLGQEKLKLEAELGNMQGLVEDFKNKYEDEINKRTEMENEFVLIKKDVDEAYMNKVELESRLEGLTDEINFLRQLYEEEIRELQSQISDTSVVLSMDNSRSLDMDSIIAEVKAQYEEIANRSRAEAESMYQIKYEELQSLAGKHGDDLRRTKTEISEMNRNISRLQAEIEGLKGQRASLEAAIADAEQRGELAIKDANAKLSELEAALQRAKQDMARQLREYQELMNVKLALDIEIATYRKLLEGEESRLESGMQNMSIHTKTTSGYAGGLSSAYGGLTSPGLSYGLGSSFGSGAGSSSFSRTSSSRAVVVKKIETRDGKLVSESSDVLPK